In the Longibacter salinarum genome, one interval contains:
- a CDS encoding proline dehydrogenase family protein, translating into MKLPFVLASRFVAGETLESALPVVDELNAKGLHVALDLLGEHIHDREKAERARDAYIDLVHTMAERPKSHLRNRISIKLSMMGQMIDEDFCLDNLRQLLEVAASKDIFVRLDMEDSDLTQSTLDLFETVYPDYPDHVGPVLQAMLKRTDQDIGRMCELGASVRLCKGAYGEPASVAYQDMDIIRARYIDYMERLLQHTDYSGIATHDDQLINATKAYAAKQGIAPERYEFQMLYGLRPETQEKLAADGYNMMVYVPYGTEWFPYFYRRLRERKENVFFILRNLFRS; encoded by the coding sequence ATGAAACTGCCGTTCGTGCTAGCCAGTCGTTTTGTTGCTGGCGAAACGCTGGAGTCGGCCCTCCCCGTCGTCGACGAACTGAACGCCAAAGGACTACACGTCGCTCTCGATCTTTTGGGAGAGCATATCCATGACCGGGAGAAAGCCGAGCGAGCACGGGATGCCTACATCGACCTCGTGCATACCATGGCCGAGCGGCCGAAGTCCCACCTTCGGAATCGGATCTCGATCAAGCTGTCGATGATGGGACAGATGATCGATGAAGACTTTTGCCTTGACAATCTGCGGCAGCTGCTTGAGGTCGCCGCGAGCAAGGATATCTTCGTCCGGCTCGACATGGAGGACTCCGACCTGACGCAGTCGACGCTCGACCTGTTCGAGACCGTGTATCCCGATTACCCCGACCACGTCGGTCCGGTGCTGCAGGCGATGCTCAAACGAACGGATCAGGACATCGGCCGCATGTGCGAGCTCGGTGCAAGCGTGCGGCTGTGCAAGGGCGCGTACGGCGAGCCGGCGTCCGTCGCCTATCAAGACATGGACATCATCCGGGCGCGCTACATCGACTATATGGAGCGCCTCCTGCAACACACGGACTACTCCGGTATCGCGACGCACGACGACCAACTTATTAATGCGACCAAAGCGTACGCGGCGAAGCAGGGTATTGCGCCGGAGCGATACGAGTTCCAGATGCTCTACGGCCTCCGGCCGGAAACGCAGGAGAAATTGGCCGCGGACGGCTACAACATGATGGTCTACGTCCCATACGGAACGGAGTGGTTTCCGTATTTCTACCGTCGGCTGCGGGAACGAAAGGAAAACGTGTTCTTTATTCTCCGCAACCTCTTTCGCTCATAA
- a CDS encoding LysM peptidoglycan-binding domain-containing protein, translating to MRVKLFIPRLFVFGLVALLVSGCQMQSDALQPPPAPDPETALAEPDPVTHAVDAEKAVPARTTTAATRTLQQRLDDASAEARVIHALAKQSQLRIFDFHPTVKDGRLTLSGDVNTSEQHRVLERVLARVDGVHSVNNQVTVAGQSVAEARQMIADAGGDTESKGAYYTVRSGDTLWKIARRHRASVERIKDLNEIRGTSLQPGQRIRVR from the coding sequence ATGCGTGTCAAGTTGTTCATTCCACGTCTTTTCGTGTTCGGTCTCGTTGCTCTCCTCGTCTCCGGCTGCCAGATGCAGTCGGACGCTCTGCAGCCTCCGCCGGCTCCAGATCCTGAGACAGCACTGGCTGAACCGGATCCTGTGACCCACGCGGTCGATGCCGAGAAGGCGGTTCCGGCACGAACGACGACGGCCGCGACGCGCACGTTGCAGCAGCGACTTGACGATGCCAGTGCCGAAGCACGTGTGATCCACGCACTCGCGAAGCAATCTCAACTTCGCATCTTCGACTTCCACCCCACGGTGAAGGATGGACGCCTCACACTGTCTGGGGACGTCAACACCTCGGAACAGCATCGGGTGCTTGAGCGCGTCCTGGCGCGTGTGGACGGCGTTCACAGCGTAAACAACCAGGTTACGGTCGCCGGACAGTCGGTCGCGGAAGCCCGCCAGATGATTGCGGACGCAGGTGGAGATACGGAATCGAAAGGTGCCTACTACACGGTTCGCTCCGGCGACACGCTCTGGAAAATTGCGAGACGACACCGTGCGTCCGTCGAGCGGATCAAGGACTTGAATGAGATTCGGGGCACGAGCCTCCAGCCAGGACAGCGCATTCGGGTTCGTTGA
- the trxB gene encoding thioredoxin-disulfide reductase has translation MFDDIDFSDAEMHDVVIIGTGPAGWTAAIYAARADLDPLIYMGPEPGGQLTTTTDVENYPGFPEGILGPEMMERFQQQAERFGTESRYGTVTHVDFSERPYRLLVDEETPVYAQAVIVSTGASARYLGLENEQRLIGKGVTACATCDGSFFRGETVAVVGGGDSAMEEATFLTKFAKKVYVLHRRDELRASKIMQERAFENDKIEFVWNTEVIDVLGENQVEGIEVINNETGETRVMDEVTGLFLAIGHTPNTEPFMGWLDTDDNGYIITKPDSTYTNVPGVFASGDAQDHEYRQAVTAAGTGCMAAIDAERWLAEHGRVDPQAEKKRVAEPKATAAKS, from the coding sequence ATGTTCGACGACATCGATTTCTCCGATGCGGAGATGCACGATGTCGTTATTATTGGTACAGGCCCGGCGGGCTGGACCGCTGCTATTTACGCAGCACGGGCGGACCTAGACCCTCTAATTTACATGGGGCCGGAGCCCGGTGGGCAGTTGACGACAACCACGGACGTGGAGAATTACCCTGGCTTCCCCGAGGGTATTCTCGGGCCGGAAATGATGGAGCGGTTCCAGCAGCAGGCGGAACGGTTCGGCACGGAGTCCCGCTATGGCACCGTGACGCACGTCGACTTTTCTGAGCGTCCGTATCGCCTCCTGGTTGACGAAGAGACGCCTGTCTATGCTCAAGCCGTCATTGTGTCGACCGGAGCGTCTGCCCGCTACCTTGGTCTTGAGAATGAACAGCGTTTGATCGGAAAGGGTGTGACGGCCTGCGCGACATGCGATGGCTCCTTCTTCCGCGGCGAAACGGTTGCTGTGGTGGGTGGAGGCGATAGCGCTATGGAGGAAGCGACCTTCCTCACCAAGTTCGCAAAGAAAGTGTATGTCCTGCATCGCCGGGACGAGCTGCGCGCATCCAAGATCATGCAGGAGCGTGCGTTTGAAAACGACAAGATCGAGTTCGTTTGGAATACTGAAGTCATTGATGTCCTCGGCGAGAATCAGGTTGAGGGCATTGAGGTGATCAACAACGAAACAGGCGAGACCCGCGTGATGGACGAAGTCACAGGTCTATTCCTGGCCATCGGTCATACGCCCAACACGGAGCCCTTCATGGGGTGGCTCGATACAGACGACAACGGCTACATCATCACGAAGCCGGACTCGACGTACACAAACGTGCCCGGCGTCTTCGCATCGGGGGATGCTCAGGATCATGAGTACCGGCAGGCGGTGACGGCTGCGGGAACGGGATGCATGGCCGCTATTGACGCAGAACGATGGCTTGCCGAACACGGCCGCGTGGATCCTCAGGCGGAGAAGAAACGGGTTGCGGAGCCAAAAGCCACGGCCGCAAAATCTTAA
- the trxA gene encoding thioredoxin, with protein MADNPNVVTLTDDNFEEEVLNADKPVLVDFWATWCGPCRQIAPIIEDLADDFEGRAKIGKLDVDNNPRTAQEYGVRSIPTLLFFKNGEVEEQLVGAMAKSALAKKLEALSGQPA; from the coding sequence ATGGCTGACAACCCAAATGTCGTAACGCTGACGGACGATAACTTTGAAGAGGAAGTCCTGAACGCGGACAAGCCGGTTCTCGTCGACTTCTGGGCAACCTGGTGCGGTCCCTGCCGCCAGATCGCCCCCATCATCGAAGATCTGGCTGACGACTTCGAGGGGCGGGCGAAGATCGGCAAGCTGGACGTCGACAACAATCCACGAACGGCGCAGGAATACGGCGTACGCTCGATCCCGACGCTTCTATTCTTTAAGAACGGTGAAGTAGAAGAGCAGCTCGTCGGTGCGATGGCGAAGAGCGCCCTCGCGAAGAAGCTCGAAGCACTTAGCGGTCAGCCTGCGTAG
- the purL gene encoding phosphoribosylformylglycinamidine synthase subunit PurL produces MAESILQAPDVDLDLALEHGLTEEEYEWILEELGRTPTFVELGIYSVMWSEHCSYKNSLALLKTLPNKGDQLLVAAGEENAGLVDIGEGLGVAFKIESHNHPSAVEPYQGAATGVGGIHRDIFTMGARPICALNSLRFGSLDEPRVRYLFDGVVRGIGDYGNSFGVPTVAGEVYFDEAYEGNPLVNAMSVGIVDTDKIASASADEAGCPVYIVGSSTGRDGIHGATFASEEISEESEEKRPSVQVGDPFQEKLLLEATLEALKEEVVAGIQDMGAAGITSSSFEMTASSGTGMDLHLDRVPVRESKMTPYEIMLSESQERMLIVCKKGREEELKAIFKKWDLNAKHVGEVTDTKRVRIFWNGDVVADLDPHHLAAGEGAPVYERETKEPTYLNETRTFDPTSIQDVTPETASDAFLTLLEAPNIASKRWVFEQYDTMVRTNTVVGPGPSDAAIVRVKGTDRGLAVKTDCNGRYVYLNPRRGAQIAVAEAARNVTCAGGKPMAITNCLNFGNPYKPEVYWTFEQAIRGMSDACTTLETPVTGGNVSLYNEHPEGAVFPTPTIGMLGVVDDVAEHSTTSAFQEDGDVLFLLSPDTWAHRDDIGGSEYLATLHGMTAGDAPYIDLEEERAVQNAMLTLIRDGIVQHAHDVSDGGLAIALAESAIHGQVGGQVDLGAVDDIRADAILFGEAQSRITFSTRANAAERVKEVLADIDGVSVRRIGEVGGANLKLTVSGSEYLDADVGAISDVYENAIPKRMNA; encoded by the coding sequence ATGGCTGAATCAATCCTCCAGGCTCCAGACGTTGATCTCGACCTCGCGCTCGAGCATGGCCTGACCGAAGAAGAATACGAGTGGATCCTCGAGGAGCTCGGCCGAACGCCGACGTTCGTCGAACTCGGCATCTATTCCGTCATGTGGAGCGAGCACTGCTCCTACAAAAACTCGCTCGCTCTCCTGAAGACGCTTCCCAACAAAGGCGACCAACTTCTCGTGGCAGCCGGGGAAGAGAACGCCGGACTCGTCGACATCGGGGAAGGGCTGGGCGTCGCTTTCAAGATCGAGTCGCACAACCACCCGTCAGCGGTCGAACCGTACCAGGGCGCAGCTACTGGTGTGGGCGGAATCCACCGGGATATCTTCACGATGGGCGCGCGACCCATCTGCGCACTCAACTCGCTTCGGTTTGGATCTCTGGATGAGCCACGCGTCCGATACCTGTTCGATGGCGTCGTGCGAGGCATTGGCGACTATGGTAATTCGTTTGGGGTGCCCACCGTCGCAGGCGAGGTTTATTTCGACGAGGCCTACGAAGGCAATCCCCTCGTTAACGCAATGAGTGTCGGAATCGTCGACACGGATAAGATTGCAAGTGCTTCTGCGGATGAGGCCGGATGCCCTGTCTATATCGTCGGCTCCTCAACGGGGCGAGATGGAATTCACGGCGCGACATTCGCCTCGGAAGAGATCTCGGAAGAGAGTGAAGAGAAACGCCCGAGCGTCCAGGTCGGTGATCCATTTCAGGAAAAGCTCCTTCTGGAAGCGACACTCGAAGCGTTGAAGGAGGAGGTGGTGGCAGGCATCCAGGATATGGGCGCAGCGGGTATTACGAGCTCGTCCTTCGAAATGACCGCGTCGTCTGGAACCGGGATGGATCTACATCTCGACCGCGTACCGGTACGGGAAAGCAAAATGACGCCGTATGAGATCATGCTCTCGGAGAGTCAGGAGCGTATGCTCATCGTGTGCAAGAAGGGCCGGGAGGAAGAACTCAAGGCCATCTTTAAGAAATGGGACCTGAATGCGAAGCACGTCGGCGAGGTCACCGATACGAAACGCGTGCGCATCTTCTGGAATGGAGATGTCGTGGCGGACCTTGACCCGCATCATCTGGCAGCCGGAGAAGGAGCGCCAGTCTATGAGCGAGAGACCAAGGAGCCAACGTATCTGAACGAAACCAGAACATTCGATCCTACGAGTATTCAGGATGTGACACCGGAGACGGCCTCGGATGCCTTCCTGACGCTACTCGAAGCACCTAATATTGCGTCGAAGCGATGGGTGTTTGAGCAATACGATACAATGGTCCGTACGAATACAGTGGTCGGGCCGGGACCGAGCGATGCGGCCATTGTCCGAGTGAAGGGAACCGATCGTGGTCTGGCGGTCAAGACGGACTGCAATGGTCGCTACGTCTACCTTAACCCGCGGCGTGGAGCGCAGATCGCTGTCGCGGAAGCAGCACGTAACGTGACCTGCGCAGGTGGGAAACCGATGGCCATTACGAACTGCTTGAACTTCGGCAATCCGTACAAGCCGGAGGTGTACTGGACGTTCGAGCAGGCGATCCGTGGTATGAGCGATGCCTGCACAACGCTGGAGACGCCCGTCACCGGAGGGAACGTGTCGTTATACAACGAGCATCCGGAGGGAGCTGTCTTCCCTACCCCGACCATCGGCATGCTTGGCGTTGTTGACGATGTCGCAGAGCACAGCACAACCTCGGCATTCCAGGAAGACGGCGATGTGCTCTTTCTGCTGTCGCCCGACACCTGGGCACACCGGGACGACATCGGCGGATCCGAATATTTGGCGACGCTGCACGGCATGACAGCCGGAGACGCTCCCTATATCGACCTCGAGGAAGAGCGAGCCGTACAGAACGCAATGCTCACTCTGATCCGTGACGGCATCGTGCAGCACGCGCACGATGTCTCTGATGGTGGCCTAGCGATCGCACTGGCGGAATCGGCTATTCACGGCCAGGTCGGTGGGCAGGTGGACCTCGGTGCCGTCGATGACATCCGGGCAGATGCTATTCTATTCGGGGAGGCGCAGTCCCGGATTACGTTCTCCACGCGCGCTAATGCTGCAGAACGAGTGAAAGAGGTGCTGGCGGACATCGATGGCGTCTCGGTTCGCCGTATTGGTGAGGTCGGAGGGGCGAATCTCAAGCTCACCGTCTCCGGAAGCGAATATCTTGACGCAGACGTGGGCGCGATCAGTGATGTCTACGAAAACGCAATCCCGAAACGGATGAACGCCTAA